The window TGTATTGGCGGTGAAGAACATAAATAGCTTTTTTTATTGGAGTTATTGGGCTTATTTAACCTATTAGCAGTGTAAAAGGATATTGCTGATAAATTAATATTTGACTTTAAGGCAGTGCTGATAAAAAAGTAATTATTAGAAAAAAGATTAATGTAAGAGGAAATAAATTATGAGAATATTACTGACAAATGACGATGGGATAGAAGCAGCGGGGATAAATATTCTGGGCAGGCATCTGGAAGAGGCAGGTCATCAAATCACCTATTGCGCTCCGAAAACCCAGCAGAGTGCTGCTTCTCATTCCATCACTCTACATGCACCAATACGCTTATATAAAAGTAGTGAGAACAGGTTTTCTGTATCAGGAAAACCAACTGACAGTGTACTTATCGCTTATCATATTTTTGGTGCAGATGCTTTTGATCTGGTGATTTCCGGGATCAATCAGGGACAGAATATGGCAGAGGACATATTATATTCAGGCACAGTAGCAGCAGCGATTGAAGCCTGTTTTCTGGGATATAAATCTATAGCAATATCTGTAACCAGCTTCACAGACGTGCATTATGATACGGCAGCAGCGTATCTTTGCCGTCTATTAAAAGCGGGACTTGCTGATGAGATCAAAGAAAAAGAGGTGCTTAATATCAATGTGCCTAATGTGGATATTGAAGAGATCAAGGGCGTGAAGATAACCCATCCCGGTCACAGGCATTATGAGAACTTTGTTACTGAGATCAAGGCACCACAAAATAATAAACTTTATTGGATATCAGGAGAAGTGGTCTGGGCAGAAGATGATGAAGCAGACACAGCAGTAATCCAGGAAAATTATATCTCCATCAGTCCGATTTTTCCGGATTTCAGTAAAAATCAGGCCAAAAAGCGTTATCAGAACTGGCTTAAAACCAATAATTAGTAATATAAGGAATATTAATAGTGAATTATTTGATAGATATGGTGAAGGGTTTAGTAATTGGGGTGGCAAATATTATACCGGGAATCAGTGGCGGAACTTTTGCCTTGATCCTGGGGATTTATGAGCGATTGATAAGTGCAATCGGCAATTTAAATGGTGAATTTGTCAAAGAGCTGTTTTCCCACAGGATATTAAATTCGCTCAAGCGCATAGATTTCTGGTTTCTGGTGCGGATATTCCTGGGAGCTATAATATCAATTGTTCTGCTTTCCAGGGTAATAGAATATTTTCTAGAGCAGCAGCATGATCCCACTTATGCTTTTTTTGTGGGTTTGATAATACCTTCGATTGCCGTACCCTGGAAAATGATGCAACGGAGAAAAATGCCGGAACTAATCTGGTTTATGGTGGGAGCAATATTTCTACTGTTACTTTCAATCGGTTTTGGACATTTAAATGATCAGAAGCTGGAGATCAAGGCTCAGGCAGAGCTATTGACAGCAGTAGACCTTCACAGTGTGTGGCAACTTGTATTTGCTGCGTTCAGTGGAGCTTTGGCAATCAGTGCCATGATCCTGCCGGGGATCAGCGGATCATTTGTGATGCTGCTTCTGGGGCAATATAAAAATATGGTGACTGCGATCAATAATCGTGATCTGATCTTTATTGCTGCCCTGGGGATAGGAATGGTGATCGGGATCATCATGTTTACCAGATTATTGAATATGCTGCTGAAGAAATTTCATTCGCAGACCATAGCCTTTTTAATCGGACTGATGATCGCCAGTTTATATACATTGTGGCCCTTTAAGAAAGTGATAGAACAGGGCGGAGAATTATATCACACCTCGGTGAATATATTACCTCAGTCGGGAGCAAATCTGTGGATATCGCTGTTATCATTTGCAGTAGGATTTTTTATTGTATGGATATTCCTGAAACAGGAAAGAAGGTTAATAGTGAGAAGTGAGACGTAGAAATGCGAAGAATAATAAAGGGAAACAGGAGTAGAAAAATGCGAAGAGTTACCCTGATCATAGCCTTAATGCTAGTTTTAAGCAGTTGCACACGTAAGGTGAATGAAGTTGTGGAGAAATATGAAAATGGTAACTGGAAAAAGGTGATCGTTTATCAGGAGAAAGGCGATGAACGAAAGAGGGTCAAGTCAATTGAGTATTATGAAAATGGCAAAGTGAAGCAGGAAATTGACTTGCGGAAGGTGAAAGATTATTCTGTGAAAAAGGAAACGACACCAGAGGAGAATGAAGCAGTCTCTGAACCACTTCCAGAACAGGAGATAGAATATCAGGGACCTTATGCCGACATGATGAATCAGCCGGGAGCAGTAACGCGCAAGCTGGAGGGAGAAGAAAAGGAACGTGTTCTGGAAGCTATGCGTAAACGGAAAGAGGAACAGCAGCAGGGCGAAGAATTCACTGAACTTAATGAAGATGGTGAGGAAGTAACCAAAATCCGTCAGGTTCTGGAGAGCTTTGAAGATGGCTCTGTGAAGCATGAGCAGATATTCGTGAAAGAAGAAGCCGGAGGAGAACTGGAGAAGGATATCGAATATTATGCTAATGGACAAATCCGCACTTATGTACCTTATGTGGCTGGCATAGCAAATGGGAAGTGGTTAAATTATTATCGTAATGGACAGCTTAAGACCGAGGGATATTCACGTGATGGTGATCAT of the Candidatus Stygibacter australis genome contains:
- the surE gene encoding 5'/3'-nucleotidase SurE, with translation MRILLTNDDGIEAAGINILGRHLEEAGHQITYCAPKTQQSAASHSITLHAPIRLYKSSENRFSVSGKPTDSVLIAYHIFGADAFDLVISGINQGQNMAEDILYSGTVAAAIEACFLGYKSIAISVTSFTDVHYDTAAAYLCRLLKAGLADEIKEKEVLNINVPNVDIEEIKGVKITHPGHRHYENFVTEIKAPQNNKLYWISGEVVWAEDDEADTAVIQENYISISPIFPDFSKNQAKKRYQNWLKTNN
- a CDS encoding DUF368 domain-containing protein; its protein translation is MNYLIDMVKGLVIGVANIIPGISGGTFALILGIYERLISAIGNLNGEFVKELFSHRILNSLKRIDFWFLVRIFLGAIISIVLLSRVIEYFLEQQHDPTYAFFVGLIIPSIAVPWKMMQRRKMPELIWFMVGAIFLLLLSIGFGHLNDQKLEIKAQAELLTAVDLHSVWQLVFAAFSGALAISAMILPGISGSFVMLLLGQYKNMVTAINNRDLIFIAALGIGMVIGIIMFTRLLNMLLKKFHSQTIAFLIGLMIASLYTLWPFKKVIEQGGELYHTSVNILPQSGANLWISLLSFAVGFFIVWIFLKQERRLIVRSET